One Tepidisphaeraceae bacterium DNA segment encodes these proteins:
- a CDS encoding malectin domain-containing carbohydrate-binding protein: MGDQWSEALERRTLLSVAFQFDYSLDSAGFFTDAARRGALEAAAKSITSRLSDSLTGITPTGSNAWLLAGYHPETGGVYQIDNVTVPVDRIIVYVGSRDLPGTTLAVSGPNGWSATGDPAWYDTVHKRGQDDPSTDFAPASGTIAFDNGTNWFFGETTVGLTTDQFDFYSVAAHELGHVLGVAASDAWWNQTAERTFNGPKSVAAYGAPVPLDDERSHWENGLLFKGNETSLDPTIATGRRKEYTGLDFAGLDDIGWSVTEAPPAPQPQPTVGSIASVSLIDAKTDKVVATLADQQTISQATFPGGLTLRADTTGRIGSVLFAVDGKVVRVEGYAPYTIAGDAGTDFYAWDVAPGTHTLTVAPFAGPNATGEAGAVRTITFTINPPPASTGISATQRINATSKPITVADGRIFTAAEGFIGGTESTGAADYADTIDDALFYTRRYGRDFAFNRAVPNGNYTVQLYFVDPVYSAKGGRVFDVLAEGVTALANFDIVAAGGAKRGIVVNVPVTVVDGQLSLRFLAKRDNAIISAIGIAPRIEAESATRVGAQPSTQWAGYTGAGYVDYGAAKGEYLEFNATSASAGKYRLVIRYANGGTSDRPLELRVNGTVVTPTLSFKSTGGWSTWATTEIIVDLLAGDNAIRLTSIGASGANVDSLLVA, encoded by the coding sequence GTGGGCGATCAATGGTCCGAAGCGCTGGAACGGCGCACGCTGCTCTCGGTGGCGTTTCAGTTTGATTACTCGCTCGACAGCGCCGGCTTCTTCACCGACGCCGCGCGCCGCGGCGCGCTGGAAGCCGCCGCCAAGTCGATCACGTCGCGCTTGTCCGACTCCTTGACCGGCATCACGCCGACCGGCAGCAACGCGTGGTTGCTGGCCGGCTACCACCCGGAAACGGGGGGCGTCTACCAGATCGACAACGTCACCGTGCCGGTCGACCGGATCATCGTCTACGTCGGCTCGCGCGACCTGCCCGGCACCACGCTGGCGGTCAGTGGTCCCAACGGGTGGTCGGCCACCGGGGACCCTGCCTGGTACGACACCGTCCATAAGCGCGGGCAGGACGACCCGTCGACCGATTTCGCGCCGGCCAGTGGCACGATCGCGTTCGACAACGGCACCAACTGGTTCTTCGGTGAGACGACGGTCGGCCTGACGACCGACCAGTTCGACTTCTACTCCGTGGCCGCCCACGAACTCGGTCACGTGCTGGGCGTTGCAGCCAGCGATGCCTGGTGGAACCAAACCGCCGAGCGCACGTTCAACGGCCCGAAATCGGTGGCGGCGTACGGGGCGCCCGTGCCGCTGGACGACGAACGGTCACATTGGGAGAACGGCCTGCTCTTCAAGGGCAACGAAACATCGCTCGACCCGACCATCGCCACCGGCCGACGCAAGGAATACACCGGGCTCGACTTCGCGGGGCTCGACGATATCGGTTGGAGCGTCACCGAAGCGCCGCCCGCGCCACAGCCGCAACCGACCGTCGGTTCCATCGCGAGCGTGTCGCTTATCGACGCGAAGACCGACAAGGTCGTCGCGACGCTTGCCGACCAGCAGACGATCAGCCAGGCGACGTTCCCCGGCGGGCTCACGCTGCGCGCCGACACGACGGGCCGCATCGGCAGCGTTCTGTTCGCGGTCGACGGCAAGGTGGTGCGCGTCGAGGGTTACGCGCCCTACACGATCGCTGGTGACGCCGGGACCGACTTTTACGCGTGGGACGTGGCCCCGGGCACCCACACCCTCACCGTTGCCCCATTCGCGGGTCCCAACGCTACGGGCGAGGCGGGCGCCGTGCGGACGATCACGTTCACGATCAACCCACCGCCCGCGTCGACCGGCATCTCCGCGACGCAGCGCATCAACGCCACGAGCAAGCCGATCACGGTCGCCGACGGTCGGATCTTCACTGCGGCCGAGGGGTTCATCGGTGGCACGGAATCGACCGGCGCCGCCGACTACGCCGACACGATCGACGATGCGCTCTTCTACACGCGCCGTTACGGCCGCGACTTCGCGTTCAACCGCGCGGTGCCCAACGGCAACTACACGGTCCAGCTGTACTTCGTCGATCCGGTCTACTCCGCCAAGGGCGGTCGCGTCTTCGACGTGCTGGCCGAGGGCGTCACGGCGCTGGCGAACTTCGACATCGTGGCGGCCGGTGGGGCGAAGCGCGGCATCGTGGTGAACGTGCCGGTGACCGTGGTCGACGGGCAACTGTCGCTGCGCTTCCTGGCCAAGCGCGACAACGCGATCATCAGCGCGATCGGCATCGCGCCGCGCATCGAGGCCGAGTCCGCGACCCGCGTGGGGGCGCAACCGAGCACTCAGTGGGCCGGCTATACCGGCGCAGGCTACGTCGATTACGGCGCTGCCAAGGGTGAATACCTGGAGTTCAACGCGACCAGCGCGTCGGCTGGCAAGTATCGGCTGGTCATCCGCTACGCCAACGGCGGCACGAGCGATCGGCCGTTGGAACTGCGCGTCAACGGCACCGTCGTCACACCAACGCTGTCGTTCAAGTCGACCGGCGGCTGGTCGACCTGGGCCACGACCGAGATCATCGTCGACCTGCTGGCCGGTGACAACGCGATCCGCCTGACCAGCATCGGCGCCAGTGGGGCGAACGTCGACTCGCTTCTGGTCGCCTGA
- a CDS encoding UDP-glucose/GDP-mannose dehydrogenase family protein has product MDVTIIGCGYVGLVTGVCLASIGHNVRGVEKDKRKLKALQDGHCPIFEPGLQELMQENYASGQIQFTDNVKEAVKDAEVVFLCVGTPPKDDGTVDMSFLEGAGKEVCDALAEHNNEYLVTIIVKSTVPAGTNRKLYNFLKSQTKAYVSVVSNPEFLKEGTAVQDCLNPDRIVVGGESPESFRMMRRLYDPLIKREENFMTMNWESAELTKYAANSMLAARISFMNELTVLCEFYGADVEDIRKGIGSDSRIGPAFLRAGCGYGGSCFPKDVAAMEHIAKSAGHESLFVHAIQTVNKNQKKRFAEKIVQKLGRPIEGATIAVWGLAFKADTDDIRESASIDVIEYLLEKGAHVRAHDYKGMEHMKELFKGTEVEWSQDPVTAAAGADAVALLTDWPQYTTLPFRKIAATMNQPIIFDGRNCLNREVMRETGFQYYPMGRPAVENALRLKNRV; this is encoded by the coding sequence ATGGACGTAACGATCATTGGCTGCGGCTACGTGGGCCTCGTGACCGGTGTTTGCCTCGCAAGCATTGGCCACAACGTACGTGGGGTCGAAAAGGACAAGCGGAAGCTCAAGGCGCTTCAGGACGGGCACTGCCCGATCTTCGAGCCCGGCCTGCAGGAGCTGATGCAGGAGAACTACGCCAGCGGGCAAATCCAGTTCACCGACAACGTGAAGGAAGCGGTGAAGGACGCCGAGGTGGTGTTCCTGTGCGTCGGTACCCCACCGAAGGATGACGGCACGGTCGACATGTCGTTCCTGGAAGGGGCCGGCAAGGAGGTCTGCGACGCGCTGGCCGAGCACAACAACGAGTACTTGGTCACGATCATCGTCAAGAGCACGGTGCCGGCCGGTACGAACCGCAAGCTGTACAACTTCCTCAAGAGCCAGACGAAGGCGTACGTCTCGGTCGTCAGCAACCCCGAGTTCCTGAAGGAAGGCACCGCCGTTCAGGACTGCCTGAACCCCGACCGCATCGTGGTGGGCGGCGAGAGCCCCGAGTCGTTCCGCATGATGCGCCGGTTGTACGACCCGCTCATCAAGCGTGAAGAGAACTTCATGACGATGAACTGGGAGTCGGCCGAGCTGACCAAGTACGCCGCCAACAGCATGCTCGCCGCCCGCATCTCGTTCATGAACGAGCTGACGGTGCTGTGTGAGTTCTACGGCGCCGACGTGGAAGACATCCGCAAGGGCATCGGTTCGGACAGCCGCATTGGGCCGGCGTTCCTGCGTGCCGGCTGTGGCTACGGCGGCAGCTGCTTCCCGAAGGACGTCGCCGCGATGGAACACATTGCCAAGTCGGCCGGTCACGAGTCGCTGTTCGTGCACGCGATTCAGACGGTCAACAAGAACCAGAAGAAGCGCTTCGCCGAGAAGATCGTGCAGAAGCTGGGTCGCCCGATCGAGGGCGCCACGATCGCGGTGTGGGGTCTGGCCTTCAAGGCCGACACCGACGACATTCGTGAGTCGGCCAGCATCGACGTGATCGAGTACCTGCTCGAGAAGGGCGCCCACGTGCGAGCGCATGACTACAAGGGCATGGAGCACATGAAGGAGCTGTTCAAGGGGACCGAGGTCGAGTGGTCGCAGGACCCCGTGACGGCCGCCGCCGGCGCCGACGCCGTCGCGCTGCTGACCGATTGGCCGCAGTACACCACGCTGCCGTTCCGCAAGATCGCGGCGACCATGAACCAGCCGATCATCTTCGACGGCCGCAACTGCCTCAACCGCGAAGTGATGCGCGAGACCGGCTTCCAGTACTACCCCATGGGCCGTCCCGCCGTCGAGAACGCGCTTCGGTTGAAGAACCGGGTGTAA
- the lpdA gene encoding dihydrolipoyl dehydrogenase → MSENNYDLVVIGAGPGGYVAAIRAAQLGMSVAIVEKEPALGGTCSNWGCIPTKALLDSSEFYHQAKHDFAKHGLKVGSIDIDLPALLKRKDGVVSANANGIAYLMKKNKIAHVKGTARIASANSVVVTASDGDKTLSTKRVLIATGSAPIELPAFKYDGKHVVSSDHAINLPKIPEKLLIIGAGVIGLELGSVWARLGSQVQVVEFLDRIAPNMDKEMTTALQKLLEKQGFKFKFKTGAQTATIANGKVKVDWASGDEKGVEEADVVLVAVGRKPYTQGLGLTELGVEIDKRGFVQVDAHYQTKVPGVYAIGDVIGGMMLAHKAEEEGYAAVELMAGKAGHVNYNAVPNVIYTNPELASVGYGEDDAKAKGFDIKVGKFPFMANGRARAMGQTDGFVKVIGDAKTDRLLGVHILAPRASDMIAEAAVAIEFASSVEDIARSVHAHPTLAEAFKEAAMNVEKQAIHI, encoded by the coding sequence TTGAGCGAAAACAACTACGATCTCGTCGTTATCGGTGCCGGTCCCGGGGGTTACGTCGCTGCCATTCGGGCGGCCCAACTGGGAATGAGCGTCGCCATTGTTGAAAAGGAGCCGGCCCTCGGTGGCACCTGTTCCAACTGGGGCTGCATTCCGACCAAGGCGCTCCTGGACTCCAGCGAGTTCTACCATCAGGCCAAGCACGACTTCGCCAAGCACGGCTTAAAGGTCGGTTCGATCGACATCGACTTGCCCGCATTGCTGAAGCGCAAGGACGGCGTTGTCAGCGCCAACGCCAACGGCATCGCCTACCTGATGAAGAAGAACAAGATCGCCCACGTGAAGGGCACCGCCCGCATCGCCAGCGCGAACAGCGTGGTGGTGACCGCCAGCGATGGTGATAAGACGCTGTCGACCAAGCGCGTGCTGATCGCCACCGGTAGCGCCCCGATCGAGCTGCCGGCCTTCAAGTACGACGGCAAGCACGTCGTTAGCTCCGATCACGCGATCAACCTGCCGAAGATTCCCGAAAAGCTGCTGATCATCGGCGCGGGTGTCATCGGCCTTGAACTGGGCAGCGTCTGGGCCCGGCTGGGCTCGCAGGTGCAGGTGGTCGAGTTCCTCGACCGCATCGCGCCCAACATGGATAAGGAGATGACGACCGCCCTGCAGAAATTGCTGGAAAAGCAGGGCTTCAAGTTCAAGTTCAAGACCGGCGCCCAGACGGCGACCATCGCCAACGGGAAGGTAAAGGTCGACTGGGCCAGCGGCGACGAGAAAGGCGTGGAAGAGGCCGACGTCGTCCTGGTGGCGGTCGGCCGCAAGCCCTACACGCAGGGGCTGGGCTTGACGGAACTCGGCGTGGAGATCGACAAGCGCGGCTTCGTGCAGGTCGACGCGCACTACCAGACGAAGGTGCCGGGAGTCTACGCGATTGGTGACGTGATCGGCGGGATGATGCTCGCCCACAAGGCCGAAGAGGAAGGCTACGCCGCCGTCGAACTGATGGCCGGCAAGGCGGGCCACGTCAACTACAACGCCGTGCCCAACGTCATCTACACCAACCCCGAACTGGCCAGCGTGGGTTACGGTGAGGACGACGCCAAGGCCAAGGGCTTCGACATCAAGGTCGGCAAGTTCCCCTTCATGGCCAACGGCCGCGCCCGCGCGATGGGCCAGACGGACGGCTTCGTGAAGGTCATCGGCGACGCCAAGACCGACCGCCTGCTGGGCGTGCACATCCTAGCCCCCCGCGCCAGCGACATGATCGCCGAGGCCGCCGTCGCGATCGAGTTCGCCAGCAGCGTCGAAGACATCGCCCGCAGCGTCCACGCCCACCCCACCCTTGCCGAGGCCTTCAAGGAAGCCGCGATGAACGTGGAGAAGCAGGCGATCCATATCTAG
- a CDS encoding amino acid permease, producing METSSDNGREKPLALALLSSTRPRTLSWKQAAGLLFGDWGTSRLYVLGLAFLFAGRSSFWLILSMSLLILAVGWAYSQICRIYPDGGGVYSAAKRRSRTLAVVGALLLFADYTITASLSALEAFHYFGLPLQKHAMVQQAVAATTNPGIAAPDMPAGSPATVVDAGDAIVLNHKAAAAEHEQLFAWDSPGLWAIVAIGALGLFNLLGPKHSSAFAIAAALGMILITMLIVFGSIPHVDWGQLEIGHLNHDFGSTWVAFVSIVLALSGVEAIANLTGVMKKPVGATASKAVWIVAIEVALFNVLLALVMLSIFPLDREAHKNDMLAYIAKVRVGEWAEWCVRIVGGVLLLSATNTAINGLMSVVYVVSRDGELPAFFQKTNRYGTPWIAAALAMGTPAFVLLLVHDLESLVALYAIGVVGAVAIDVSLCAIHPRLRSPWRKVPMATLGVLLVAIWITLAFTKLHALAFVGIVMAIGLTARYATKQLQKRRGPKLSLLRQAIAEQVTSEAMGKPKILLGTYGSDLLASVALREAQSRNATLVVCFVRQVALSYGYDDGTKLTIDTDLAALRTFSRFLEMGHDAGVTVLPVYESGQDAAELIAETAALYGCEEVLIGTSRQGALYHLIKGTFQRRLEALLPGEVKVKVVVPDEPPTGSPPMAQPAHVPA from the coding sequence ATGGAAACGTCTTCGGACAACGGGCGTGAAAAACCGCTCGCGCTGGCCTTGCTGTCGAGTACCCGTCCGCGAACCTTAAGCTGGAAGCAGGCCGCGGGGCTGCTGTTTGGCGATTGGGGCACCAGCCGCCTGTACGTATTGGGGCTGGCTTTTCTCTTCGCGGGTCGAAGCAGTTTTTGGCTCATCCTGTCGATGAGCCTGTTGATCCTGGCGGTGGGCTGGGCCTACAGCCAGATCTGCCGGATCTACCCCGACGGTGGCGGTGTGTACAGCGCCGCCAAGCGGCGCAGCCGCACGCTGGCGGTGGTGGGGGCGCTGCTGCTGTTCGCCGACTACACGATTACCGCCAGCCTGAGCGCGCTGGAGGCGTTCCACTACTTCGGCCTGCCCCTTCAGAAGCACGCGATGGTCCAGCAGGCCGTCGCCGCCACGACCAATCCCGGCATCGCCGCACCCGACATGCCCGCGGGCTCGCCGGCAACCGTGGTCGATGCTGGCGATGCGATCGTGCTGAACCACAAGGCCGCGGCGGCCGAGCACGAGCAGTTGTTCGCCTGGGACTCGCCCGGCCTGTGGGCGATTGTCGCCATCGGTGCGCTGGGCCTGTTTAACCTGCTGGGCCCGAAACACTCCTCCGCGTTCGCGATCGCCGCGGCGCTGGGGATGATACTCATCACAATGCTGATCGTGTTCGGGTCGATCCCGCACGTCGACTGGGGGCAACTGGAGATCGGCCACCTGAACCACGACTTCGGCTCGACGTGGGTCGCGTTTGTCTCGATCGTGCTGGCGCTGTCGGGCGTGGAAGCGATCGCCAACCTCACTGGCGTGATGAAGAAACCCGTCGGCGCAACAGCGAGCAAGGCGGTGTGGATCGTCGCGATCGAGGTGGCGCTGTTCAACGTGCTGCTGGCGCTGGTGATGCTCTCGATCTTCCCGCTCGACCGCGAGGCGCACAAGAACGACATGCTCGCCTACATCGCCAAGGTGCGCGTCGGTGAGTGGGCCGAGTGGTGCGTGCGCATCGTGGGTGGCGTGCTGCTGCTGAGCGCGACGAACACGGCCATTAACGGGCTGATGAGCGTCGTCTACGTCGTCAGCCGTGATGGTGAGTTGCCGGCATTCTTTCAAAAGACCAACCGCTACGGAACCCCTTGGATCGCCGCTGCCCTGGCGATGGGCACGCCGGCGTTCGTGCTGTTGTTGGTACACGATCTGGAAAGCCTCGTGGCCCTTTACGCGATCGGCGTGGTGGGCGCCGTTGCGATCGACGTGTCGCTTTGCGCGATCCACCCGCGCCTGCGCTCGCCTTGGCGCAAGGTGCCGATGGCCACGCTCGGCGTGTTGCTGGTGGCGATCTGGATCACGCTGGCGTTCACCAAGCTGCACGCGCTGGCGTTCGTGGGCATCGTGATGGCGATCGGCCTGACCGCCCGCTACGCGACCAAGCAATTGCAGAAGCGCCGCGGGCCCAAGCTCAGTCTGCTGCGCCAGGCGATCGCTGAGCAGGTGACGAGCGAGGCGATGGGCAAACCGAAGATTTTGCTGGGCACGTACGGCAGCGACCTGCTGGCCTCCGTTGCGCTGCGCGAGGCGCAGTCGCGCAACGCGACACTTGTGGTCTGCTTCGTACGGCAGGTCGCGCTGTCGTACGGTTACGACGACGGTACGAAACTGACGATCGACACCGATCTGGCGGCGCTGCGCACTTTCAGCCGGTTCCTGGAGATGGGCCACGACGCCGGCGTGACGGTGCTGCCCGTCTACGAAAGCGGCCAAGACGCCGCCGAACTGATCGCCGAGACGGCAGCGCTGTACGGCTGCGAGGAAGTGCTGATCGGCACGAGCCGTCAGGGTGCGCTCTATCACCTGATCAAGGGCACGTTCCAACGACGGCTCGAAGCGCTGCTGCCGGGTGAGGTGAAGGTGAAAGTCGTGGTGCCCGACGAACCGCCGACCGGTTCACCACCGATGGCCCAACCGGCGCATGTGCCGGCGTAA
- the ruvB gene encoding Holliday junction branch migration DNA helicase RuvB, with amino-acid sequence MARERIVSGENQSPEENTFNYALRPQLFAQYVGQPTLIRKLKIAVDAAKGRNEPVEHVLLHGPPGLGKTTLAHVVANEMAAQVHVTNGPALTKGADLVGILTKLQQGDVLFIDEVHRLPAIVEEYLYPAMEDYKVDVTIDAGMHARTITMPIPRFTLIGATTRIGLLSGPMRSRFGIVNHIEFYTPEALHEILKANAVQLKMGAPDDALWELAHRSRGTPRIANRLLRRVRDFAAVEADGRPTLPVTKAALELEGIDARGLDEQDRQFLRTLIEVYEGGPAGIEAIGASMGEETETLVDVIEPYLLQTGFVTRTRQGRRATKQAYEHLNLKWRPPKDMDLFDAGSGGK; translated from the coding sequence ATGGCACGCGAGCGAATCGTATCGGGCGAAAACCAGAGCCCGGAAGAGAACACGTTCAACTACGCGCTGCGGCCACAGCTGTTCGCGCAGTACGTCGGGCAGCCGACGCTCATCCGAAAGTTGAAGATCGCCGTCGATGCCGCCAAGGGGCGAAACGAACCGGTCGAGCACGTCCTGCTGCACGGCCCGCCGGGGCTCGGCAAGACGACGCTCGCGCACGTGGTGGCCAACGAGATGGCCGCGCAGGTTCACGTCACCAACGGCCCGGCGCTCACCAAGGGCGCCGACCTCGTCGGCATCCTCACCAAATTGCAGCAGGGCGACGTGCTCTTCATCGACGAGGTCCACCGCCTGCCCGCGATCGTCGAGGAGTACCTCTACCCGGCCATGGAGGACTACAAGGTCGACGTGACGATCGACGCCGGCATGCACGCGCGCACGATCACCATGCCCATCCCGCGCTTCACCTTGATCGGCGCGACGACGCGCATCGGCTTGCTCAGCGGCCCGATGCGCAGCCGGTTCGGCATCGTGAACCACATCGAGTTCTACACGCCCGAGGCGCTCCACGAGATTCTGAAGGCCAACGCGGTGCAGTTGAAGATGGGCGCGCCGGACGATGCACTTTGGGAACTGGCCCATCGCAGCCGCGGCACGCCGCGCATCGCCAACCGCCTGCTCCGCCGCGTGCGCGACTTCGCCGCGGTCGAGGCCGATGGCCGACCCACCCTGCCAGTTACGAAGGCGGCACTGGAACTGGAAGGGATCGACGCCAGGGGATTGGACGAGCAGGATCGCCAGTTCCTGCGAACGCTGATCGAGGTGTACGAAGGCGGCCCCGCCGGCATCGAGGCGATCGGCGCCAGCATGGGAGAGGAGACCGAGACGCTCGTCGACGTGATCGAGCCCTACCTGCTGCAGACCGGCTTCGTCACCCGCACCCGCCAGGGCCGCCGGGCGACCAAGCAGGCGTACGAACATTTGAACCTGAAATGGCGGCCACCAAAAGACATGGACCTGTTCGACGCCGGCAGTGGCGGCAAGTGA
- the moaA gene encoding GTP 3',8-cyclase MoaA gives MLRISITDRCNYRCTYCMPAEGVAWLPKDDVLTFEEIADVVRAAIEVHGIRRFKLTGGEPTVRHGLVDLVAKLRQIDGIDDLSLTTNGQRLFDLAQPLRSAGLDRITISLDSLRADRFQQITRTGDLSAVLRGLDRTIEGGFLATKINCVVMRGVNDDELPDFARLSLDRNLTVRFIEYMPLGDAAVLQTSDRSMAVDAEELGPAGGCGAQDRGDVFVSETQMRQVIEAELGPLVAIDRDSEAGVGPAVPYRLALHGARGRIGFISAMSAPFCGTCNRLRLTATGVLRSCLFEGGEVDVRGVLRSGDLTPTARHQRIATAMTDCVRLKPDVHSARGNQQMSRIGG, from the coding sequence ATGTTGCGGATCAGCATCACCGATCGCTGCAACTACCGCTGTACCTACTGCATGCCGGCCGAGGGGGTGGCGTGGCTGCCGAAGGACGATGTGCTGACCTTCGAGGAGATCGCCGACGTCGTGCGGGCGGCGATCGAGGTGCATGGCATCCGCCGATTTAAGCTGACCGGTGGCGAGCCAACCGTACGGCACGGATTGGTCGATCTGGTTGCCAAGCTGCGGCAAATCGATGGCATCGACGACCTTTCACTGACCACCAACGGACAGCGCCTCTTCGACCTGGCTCAGCCACTGCGGTCGGCCGGGCTGGACCGCATCACGATCAGCCTCGACTCGCTGCGGGCAGACCGCTTCCAGCAGATCACCCGCACCGGCGACCTGTCTGCGGTGCTGCGTGGGCTCGACCGCACGATTGAGGGTGGCTTCCTCGCAACGAAGATCAACTGCGTCGTCATGCGCGGCGTGAACGACGACGAACTGCCCGACTTCGCCCGCCTGTCGCTCGACCGCAATTTGACCGTTCGCTTCATCGAATACATGCCCCTAGGCGACGCTGCCGTGCTGCAAACGAGCGACCGCAGCATGGCGGTGGACGCCGAGGAGTTGGGCCCCGCCGGTGGCTGCGGCGCGCAGGATCGCGGGGACGTCTTCGTCTCGGAAACGCAGATGCGCCAAGTGATCGAGGCGGAACTCGGACCGCTGGTCGCGATCGACCGAGACAGCGAAGCGGGCGTCGGCCCGGCGGTCCCCTATCGCCTCGCATTGCACGGCGCCCGCGGCCGGATTGGCTTTATCAGCGCGATGTCCGCCCCGTTCTGCGGCACCTGCAATCGGTTGCGCCTGACCGCGACCGGCGTGCTGCGATCGTGCCTGTTCGAAGGTGGCGAGGTCGACGTGCGCGGCGTCCTACGTTCCGGCGACCTTACCCCCACCGCCCGCCACCAACGCATCGCGACCGCGATGACCGACTGCGTTCGCCTCAAACCCGACGTCCACAGCGCCCGCGGCAACCAACAAATGAGCCGCATCGGCGGATAG
- a CDS encoding crossover junction endodeoxyribonuclease RuvC has translation MRVLGIDPGLQLTGYGVIESHPFRPRLIDGGVIRLAAKTPIASRLVELERALEEIVVEHRPERVAVEMLYAHYNHPRTAILMAHARGVILLVAARHGLSIDELPANRVKQAVSGHGHASKHQMQRAIQSIFSLKDPPEPPDVADALAIAICSGMSLPMDTASSRPLPLPAE, from the coding sequence ATGCGTGTCCTCGGCATCGATCCTGGCCTGCAGCTCACCGGTTACGGCGTGATCGAGTCGCACCCGTTTCGCCCGCGGTTGATCGATGGTGGCGTCATCCGGCTGGCCGCCAAAACGCCGATTGCCTCTCGATTGGTCGAGCTGGAACGGGCGCTGGAGGAGATCGTCGTCGAACACCGCCCCGAGCGCGTGGCGGTCGAGATGCTCTACGCGCACTACAACCACCCGCGAACCGCGATCCTCATGGCCCACGCGCGCGGCGTGATTTTGCTGGTCGCCGCCCGCCATGGGCTAAGCATCGATGAGCTGCCCGCCAACCGCGTCAAGCAAGCCGTCAGCGGCCACGGCCACGCCAGCAAGCACCAGATGCAACGGGCGATTCAGTCCATCTTCTCGCTGAAGGACCCACCCGAACCCCCTGACGTCGCCGACGCTTTGGCGATCGCGATCTGCAGCGGTATGAGTTTGCCGATGGATACCGCGTCGTCGCGACCCTTGCCGCTGCCCGCGGAGTAG
- a CDS encoding AraC family transcriptional regulator produces MKRSVRISPVDNRIPQHVLRDEVVYRTFATGHGGVRGCAFMRKPMAANSYRDRVMRDYVAVYVLRGTGTFTDGDGVTRRVEAGCFLQMPANRPAGVEQDPDGQWAECWITLDGRFCDELARLGTIDLSRLLLRPGLDLELIDKFERIVHDLSHGSDVAVAQTLARAHELLAYAHDADRRRDAPHPHATLIESASAALSRDLDKRLDTATLAASHGLSYERFRKIFRQRTGISPGEYRIRRRIDRARVLIAQDRLSNKEVAYQLGYADPFTFSKQFKQVVGVSPEMFRRTV; encoded by the coding sequence ATGAAGCGATCCGTCCGAATATCGCCGGTCGACAACCGCATCCCGCAGCACGTGCTGCGGGACGAGGTCGTCTACCGCACGTTCGCGACCGGACATGGCGGCGTGCGCGGTTGCGCGTTCATGCGCAAGCCAATGGCCGCCAATTCGTACCGCGACCGCGTGATGCGCGACTACGTCGCGGTCTACGTGCTGCGCGGCACGGGCACGTTCACCGATGGCGACGGTGTCACCAGGCGCGTGGAGGCCGGTTGCTTCCTGCAGATGCCCGCCAACCGCCCTGCCGGGGTTGAACAGGACCCCGATGGCCAATGGGCCGAGTGCTGGATCACCCTCGACGGCCGGTTCTGCGATGAACTGGCGCGATTGGGAACGATCGACCTGTCGCGCCTGCTGCTGCGGCCGGGGTTAGACCTGGAGCTGATCGACAAGTTCGAGCGCATCGTACACGACCTGTCGCACGGGTCGGACGTCGCCGTCGCGCAAACGCTGGCCCGCGCTCACGAGTTGCTCGCCTACGCCCACGACGCCGACCGCCGCCGAGACGCGCCGCACCCGCACGCGACGCTGATCGAGTCGGCGAGCGCCGCGTTGTCGCGCGACCTCGACAAGCGCCTCGACACCGCCACGCTCGCCGCCAGCCACGGGCTAAGCTACGAGCGGTTCCGCAAGATCTTCCGCCAGCGCACCGGCATCTCGCCCGGCGAGTACCGCATCCGCCGGCGCATCGACCGCGCCCGCGTGCTGATCGCGCAGGATCGGCTAAGCAACAAAGAGGTCGCGTATCAGTTGGGGTATGCCGACCCGTTCACGTTCAGCAAGCAGTTCAAGCAGGTGGTGGGCGTGAGCCCGGAGATGTTTCGGCGGACGGTATGA